One region of Brassica napus cultivar Da-Ae chromosome A10, Da-Ae, whole genome shotgun sequence genomic DNA includes:
- the LOC106414418 gene encoding uncharacterized protein LOC106414418: MILIDEEGTVIQGFVPAGRVGLYELEPGSVYNLRNFFGSRNKAQYRVTDHSATVTFAWNSDLSILDNPPVLIHEDRFRFHSYEEFQANCDRKVDLYDYVGHMKLVNGQTITEHMVLDEVDIAERRHLCVHVQTHDGPVMKLYLWDKAASDFCEKFKSYGSSPRVLLVTTVNPKHLGGTLALTSMVSSRVFMDNDVQPSRDYLGWLSSNSDLANKINAEVVTKPETATLEELFAYIKQETAKVAWFECTATIDDVLRGSAWYYISCGGCNSKAVKGPSSLICNNKKCGKSDVTGVAQYLTRISVYDKSEQAVFVILGDAGKELTGKHASELVASYFEANEGVEADHCVPVPQALLDTIGHTYRFIVKVSDYNLSRKTQTITVTKILPPAAPQPIAASEEHAVPSTSDDILKTGGDRVRQASESLESAEAKRCKSG; this comes from the exons ATGATCCTTATCGACGAAGAG GGAACTGTTATTCAGGGTTTTGTTCCTGCTGGGCGGGTTGGGTTGTATGAACTGGAACCAGGTTCTGTCTATAATCTGAGGAATTTTTTCGGCTCCAGGAACAAGGCTCAGTATCGGGTTACAGATCATAGCGCCACCGTTACATTcgcttggaattctgacttatCGATTCTTGATAACCCTCCGGTTCTAATTCACGAAGATAGATTCAGATTCCATAGCTACGAGGAGTTTCAGGCCAACTGTGACCGTAAAGTTGATCTTTATG ACTATGTTGGCCATATGAAGTTGGTGAATGGGCAGACTATCACTGAGCATATGGTCCTCGACGAAGTCGACATAGCTGAGAGGCGACATCTATGTGTTCATGTTCAGACACATGA TGGACCGGTGATGAAACTTTATCTATGGGACAAGGCCGCATCTGACTTCTGCGAGAAATTCAAATCTTATGGAAGCTCTCCACGCGTTCTGTTGGTCACCAcagtaaaccctaaacatcTTGGAG GAACCCTTGCTCTCACTTCGATGGTATCATCTCGAGTGTTTATGGATAACGATGTCCAGCCTAGCAGGGATTATCTTGGATG GCTGAGCTCCAACTCAGATCTTGCTAATAAGATTAATGCTGAGGTTGTTACCAAGCCCGAGACAGCGACTCTAGAGGAACTTTTCGCCTACATCAAACAAGAGACTGCTAAG GTTGCTTGGTTTGAATGCACAGCGACTATAGATGATGTTCTTCGGGGTTCTGCTTGGTATTATATCTCATGTGGTGGGTGTAATAGTAAGGCAGTCAAAGGGCCTAGCTCTCTGATTTGTAACAACAAGAAATGTGGGAAAAGTGATGTTACGGGCGTTGCTCA ATACCTCACGAGGATTTCTGTTTACGATAAGAGTGAGCAGGCAGTTTTTGTCATTCTTGGTGATGCTGGCAAGGAGCTGACTGGGAAGCATGCATCAGAATTAGTTGCCAGTTACTTTGAG GCTAATGAGGGCGTAGAAGCTGATCATTGCGTGCCGGTACCGCAAGCTCTACTTGATACAATAGGGCACACTTACAGATTTATTGTGAAAGTCTCAGATTATAATTTGTCAAGGAAGACTCAAACCATAACTGTCACAAAGATACTCCCACCAGCAGCTCCACAGCCTATAGCGGCCTCAGAAGAACACGCTGTTCCATCGACGTCTGATGATATCCTGAAGACTGGAGGTGACAGAGTTAGGCAAGCATCTGAGAGCCTTGAATCAGCTGAAGCCAAGCGCTGCAAGAGTGGCTGA